The DNA region TGCTGGCCAGGCTGGCTGCAGCGGATACCGCGCTGGCCGGCGCCGCGATAGGAGCGGTGGCCGGGACGGGCGGCTGGTTGGTCAGCGCTCCCGGGATACCGCCGGTGCCGCTGGTGCCGTTCTGCGTTTCCAGCGTTTGCAGGCTGCGCACAGCGGCCTGGTTGGGCGGCTGGTTGGGACGGAAGGTCTCCGCAGTCTGCTCGGTCTGGGCGAAATCGAGGCTGGCGGTGACCTGGGCGCGCACATTCTGGGTGCCGGTGATGGGGATCAGGATATCCTCGATGCGCTTGACGTAATCCTGCTCGATCTGGCGCACGTATTTGAGCTGCGTCGCATCCATCAATTGTTCGGCGCTGCTGTCGCGCGCCAGGCTCAGCAGCGTGCCGTTCTGGTCGACCACGGTGACGGCCTGGGCTGGCATGTTGGGGACGCTGCTGGAGATCAGGTGCACGATTGCGCTGACTTGTCCGGCGTCCAGCGAGCTGCCGGCACGCAGCGAAAGCACCACCGAGGCGCTGGGTTTCTGCTGTTCCTTGACGAACACGGTCTGCTTCGGGATGGCCAGGTGGACACGCGCGCTGGCGACCGAGGCCATGGTCTCGACCGAACGTGCCAGCTCGCCTTCCAGCGCGCGCTGGTAGTTCACCTGTTCCAGGAACTGGCTGGTGCCGAACTTCTGGTTCTCCATCAGTTCGAAACCGACCGTGCCGCCTTTGGGCAGGCCTTTGGCCGCCATCTGCAGGCGCACTTCATGCACCCGATCGGCCGGGACCATCAAGGTGCCGCCCTCGGTGAACTTGTAGGGGATGTTCTGTTGTTGCAGCGATTCGATGACGGCGCCGCCGTCGCGTTCGGACATGTTTGCGTAAAGCACCCGGTAATCCGGGGTCTGTCCCCACATGAACAGCCCCGCCAGCAGCGCCACGGTGGCGGCGACGGCCACGATCAGGCCGAGCTTTTGCTGATTGGGCATGCCGAAGAGCAGCCTTGTCAATGAAGCGTTCGTATTGATGTCCGTGTCTGCCATGCTTTTCTTCCAGATGAACCCAGGGGCAATCCCTCACGCTGCGCATTATCTGCCCGCAAGACAAGTTCAGTATGCCGAAAAGCGGGGGAAATCGGGCGCTTTTCCCCTGCTGGCCGGGCCGGGCGGGCGGGTACAGTGCCTCCATCGAAGAAGGAGGTGGATCATGAGCATGGATGTTTCCAATGTGGATAGCCTGTTGAGCCAGATGAGGTCAGCCATGGCCGCAGCCCAGGGCCAGCCGCTCCAGGCCCCTGCTGCGACGGGTGGCGCGAACTTCGCCGATATGTTGAAGTCTTCCCTGGACAGTGTCAATCAGGCCCAGCACCAGGCAGAAGACATGCAGAAAGCCTTTGTGCTGGGCGACGACAAGGTGAGCCTGAGCGATACCATGATCGCCATGCAGAAGGCGAATATCTCGTTCCAGACGACAGTGCAGGTTCGCAATAAAGTGGTTGCGGCCTACAATGACATCATGAACATGCCGGTGTGATTGGCTGCGTGCGCTGATGTTAGGATGACAGGATATGGGTATTTGAAGCGCAGCAGGTACAATTACCTTTGGAATTTCACCGGGGATCGGGATGCAGGCGATAGGACAGGCATTGCGACAGGCTATTGCGCACCATCAGGCAGGCGAACTGCAAGAAGCCGAGAAATGCTATCGGGCCATTTTGCAGAGCGATTCGCACCATCCCAAGGCCAACCACAATCTGGGCGCGCTGTACGTACAGCTGCAGCAGCCGGTTGCGGCATTGCCGTTCTTTGGCGCCGCGCTGGAGGCCGATCCGGCCCATGGCCAATACTGGTTGAGCTATATCGATGCCTTGCACCAGGCCGGTCAACCGGAAACGGCGCGGCAGGTGCTGGCGCTTGCGAAGCAGAGCGGGCTGCAGGGCGAAGATGTCGATAGGCTGGCTGCGCTTCTGGAAACTGATACGCCGCTCGACGAGAGCTGTCAGGCGGGTCCCTCCGAACTGCAAAGACAAGCTCGGCCTGCGGCAATGCCTGTCGAAAAACCCGCTGTAAAGCCTGCAGGGAAAACCGAAGGTAACCCCGCTCAGGAAGAAATCGACGCATTGATGGCGCTTTTTACCCAAGGGCGAAGCGCCGAGGCGGCGACCTTGGCGCAGGCAATGGTGCAGCAATTCCCGCTGTACGGATTCGGCTGGAAGGTGTTGGGGGCGGCTTTCAAGCAACAGGGAAAGAGCGCCGAGGCGCTGGCGCCCATGCAAAAGGCGGCCGAGTTGCTGCCGCATGATGCCGAGGCATACAGCAATCTGGGGGGCAATCTTCAGGATCTCGGACGGACGGATGAGGCCGTGGCCAATTTAAACCGTGCACTGCAGATCAACCCGAAGAATGCCGATGCCCATCTGAATCTGGGCGTTACGCTGCAGACTCTGGGGAGGCTGGAAGAGGCGGAGAAGAGCTACCGTCGGGCGCTGGAGATCAAACCGGATTTTGCCGCGGCCCACGGTAATCTGGGCGTTGTCTTGCAGTCCATGGGGCGCCTGCCGGAAGCATTGGCACACATTCAGGAGCGAGCCAGATTAATGCCCGGGAATGCCGTGGACCAGCACTTGATCGCGTCCTTGACCGGGGAAAATACCGAGCGCGCGCCCATCAGATATGTCGAGGACGTTTTCGACAGCTACGCCGACAGTTTTGATACCCATTTGCAGCAGGCACTTCATTATGATGCCCCCGGAAAGCTGGCGCAGCTGATTTCGCGCCATTTACCGCCAGAGGCAAAATGCGACATTCTCGATCTGGGGTGCGGAACAGGCCTGGTCGGGGCTGCATTCGCACCGTTTGCAAGAAGCCTGGTGGGGGTCGACCTGTCTTCGCGAATGCTGGAGCGGGCACGGGCGAGAGATTTGTACCAGCGGCTGGTACTGTCGGACCTGCTGCCGATGATGCAAGCTGAACCCGCATCCAGTTTCGATGTGATTGCGACGGCCGATGTTTTCATCTATCTGGGCAAGCTTGATGACGTGATCGCGGAAGTCAAAAGATTGCTTCGTCCGGGAGGATTGTTTGCGTTTTCTGTCGAGGATTGCGAAGTCCAGCCGGGCAGTGATATTCAGGGCGATGGCCCGGACTACCAGCTGAAGAACACCGGCCGTTATGGCCAGTCAGTCAAATACCTGGAACGGCTGGCATCTGCCAATGGGTTGCTGGTAAAAGAAATGAGGGCGACCGAGATTCGCACTGAACATGGCAAGCCGATCAAGGGGCATATCGGCCTTTGGATGAAGCCAAAGGCCGAGGTTATATCGCCGACGCCGGATCAGTTGTTGCAGCAAGCTGTTGCTTTTCATCAAGAAGGAAAATTGGAGGAGGCTGGGCGCCTTTATCGCGAGATACTGAAGATTGTTCCGGACCATCCGGAGGCGAATCATAATCTTGGCGTACTGGCCGTCCAGTCGAACCTGCCTGCCGATGGGTTGTTGCATTTTGTGGCTGCGCTGGAGGCCGACCCGGCACGGCGGCAATACTGGTTGAGCTACATTGATGCATTGTTTTCTGCTGGACTGGTTGAAGCTGCCAAACAGGTGCTGGAACTGGCCAAGGAGCACGGTCTGGCTGGAGAAGAAGTGAAGATGCTGGCCGCGCGCTTGGAGGCTGATGCGCAGACTGCTGAACATGCATCTGAAGTACCACTGCCTGCAACCAAACAAACCCAGGGCAATTCATCTGCGGTTCCCAAGACTCCCCAGCGCGAGCTCAAGGCTGAGCTTGTTCGATCAACTGGTAAGTCCAGTTCGCAACAGCCAGCAGATCCAGGTTCGCAAGAGATCAATGCGCTGATGGCTTCGTTTGCGGCTGGTCGATTTACAGAAACCGAAATTCTCGCCAGGACGATGGTGGAGCGTTTCCCGTACTATGGGTTTGGCTGGAAGGCTTTGGGGACAGTGCTGCAACAGATGGGACGGAATGCCGAGGCAGTGGATCCTTTGCAAGTGGCGGCAACATTGTCGCTGAACGATCCAGAAGCGCACAGCAATCTGGGTATAGCGCTTCAGGATATGGGCAGGCTGAATGAGGCGGAGGCAAGCTTCAGAAAGGCGCTGCAGATCGATGCGGAGTATGCAGATGCGTACTGCAACCTGGGTTCGGCGCTTCAGGAAATGGGGCGCCTTGATGAAGCGCTGACCTGTTTTCGCCGGGCTTTGCAGATCAATCCGAACCTTTCCGAGGCGCATTACAATCTGGGCAACACATTCAGGGCGATGGGGCGTTTGGCCGAAGCTGCCGAAAGCTACCGTGACGCTTTGCGGATCAGGAAGTCTTTCGCCCAGGCCATGTGCAATCTGGGGGCTGTGCTTAACGATCTGGGGTGCCCGGATGAGGCTGAAAAGACGCTGCGCCAGGCGCTGGAGATCAAACCGGGGCAGGCAGAAGTGCACAGCAATCTGGGCAACGTGCTCAAGGAATTGGGGCGCTTGAACGAGGCCGAGGCCAGTTATCGTCAGGCCTTGGCATTGGCGCCACGACTTGCCGAGATACACAACAACCTGGGCAACCTGCTTCAGGATATGGGACGGCTGGATGAGGCTGAAACCAGCTATCGCCAGGCGGTAGAACTCAAGCCTGATTACGACAAAGCGCACAGCAACCTGTTGTTCCTGCTGAACTACAATCCCAAGGTTGCTCCTTCATTTGCCTTTGAGGAAGCCTGCCGGTTTGGCCGGAAGGTCGCAGGCAGGGTGACATCACCCTTTGAGGAATGGTCATGTGCATCGGCCTCCACCCGACTTCGCATCGGATTTGTATCGGGAGACTTCAGGAACCATCCTGTGGGATATTTTCTCGAGAGCCTGCTGAAAAATCTTGATCCGGCATCGTTTGAGTTGGTAGCTTACCCGTCCGACCCGTGGGTCGATGATTTGACGGAGCGAATCAAGCCGTACTTTGATGTATGGAAGCCGCTATATGGAATGAATGATGAAACGGCCGCACGCCTAATACATGGCGATGGCATCCATATATTGATCGACCTGTCCGGTCATTCGCGTTACAACCGGCTGCCGGTTTTCGCGTGGAAACCTGCACCGGTACAAGTGTCCTGGTTGGGCTACTTTGCCACTACCGGGGTCGCCGAGATCGAATATCTCATCGCCGACCCACATACATTGCCGGAAACGGAAGAGAGGTATTTCACCGAAAAGATATGGCGACTACCTGAAACGCGATTGTGTTTTACGCCACCAGATATCGAGATGGATGTCTCGCCGCTTCCTGCACTCGGCAATGGCTATGTCACTTTCGGTTGCTTCAATAATCTCGCCAAAATGAACGATGATGTCGTTGCGCTGTGGTCGAGGGTGCTGGCGACCGTGCCGGACAGCCGATTGTTTCTCAAATCAAAGCAACTGGGCGAGGACTCGGTTCGGCAAAAGACTGCGGAGCGATTTGCCGCACATGGCATCGATCAGGGGCGATTGATACTGGAAGGCGCCGAATCGCGTGCGAAGTACTTTGCCGCCTATCATCGGGTGGATATAGCGCTGGATCCCTTTCCTTATCCTGGAGGCACGACGACGGTTGAGAGTCTGTGGATGGGGGTTCCGGTGCTGACATTGGCGGGGCAGAGTTTCCTGTTTCGTCAGGGGGCAGGGTTCCTCTCCAATGCCGGATTGCCGGAATGGATTGCCGGAACGCAGGATGGCTACGTGGAAAAGGCAGAGGAGCATGCGAAAGACCCGCAGGGATTGGCTGCGTTGCGCAGCAGGTTGCGTCAGCAGATGGAGTCGTCGCCGATTATGGATGGCCAACGTTTTGCAACTCACTTCGCCGCGGCGCTCCAAGCCATGTGGCGCGAGCGGAGTTCAGGTAAACGTCCTTAATGCGGGACGCGTTTTTTGCTGGCGGCTCTTTGCGTTAGTTCGATGAAGTGATCGATTTGTTTCCAGGCATTCTTCAAGACAGTCGATTCATAGATGTTCCGATAGTTGTGCACTGTCGATTTGGCGAGTGCGAGCGCTTCCGCCGAATCGCTCATCGCGATCCCGTAATCCGAGGGATAAGAAAAACCGGGCATGTTGCTGCGCCAATAGTCGGTCACAATGACTGCAACCGGGCAGCCGCAGAGCAGGGCTTCCTCAATGAGCGCAGTCGGTTCGTATACATACAACAGTTTCGATTTGCGCAGGATTGAGGCAATTTCCGCATGGCTTAGTTTTTGATCCTTGCCGAGGCTGATTGCGTTTTCCACGTGCGGGGTGAGTTTCCCGCCTTTGAAGATGTATTTGTGAGCGTAGAAGCAGACCGACTCGCGCTTATCGTCGTCGGGATTGTTTTCGTTGTTGAACAGGAAGAGATCGCTGGTCGGGATGTGCAGCGTTTCCCCCTGCATGCCATTGGCGAGATAAAGCGGATCGAAAGTAAACATTAATTCGCTTTTGTCAAAAGACGTGTCCCCCCCGATCAGCCCGGGTTTGTTCAATAGCCAGCGTGCAACCACTTGGGCGTTGAAGGGATTGCCGGAAACGATTTCCGGATAGACCATGATGGGTACGCGCCCTGTTTCATGATGCTGGAGCATGATTTTTTCGTTTAATACGTTGGTTCTCAGGTGCGGGATCGTCCCCTCGCAAGTCACATAAGCTTCCTGCCCGCTTTCATTCAATGCATGGCACAGGTAATGCAAAGCGCGAATGCCCGCCGATTGCTGAATGTAATCCATGGCGAAGATGTAATAGGGATTGCGTTTGGATTGAAACAGATCGCGTTTGGAAAACTGGGTCAGTTGCAGCACGTTTCGAATGCGGCGCAGATTTCGCTGGTAGTAGAGCCAGGCGCTCGATACGTTGCTTTCATCCAGAAAGGCTTGCACGGTCTCAATGCCGTGGAATACGCCATCCCAGGTGAAGTCGGCCGCTGCATCATCGGTAATGGCAAACAATGTTTGCCGAGAAAAGTCGTTGGTTGAGTGCGCGTCTTCGGCACATAGCTCATGAAAAATTTCCGGGTCGGCAATGCGGTAGTCCAGTTTTTTTTCGCGGAGTAAATAGGTAAACGCGCTGGCCAGCAGCCCCATGACATCGTGATACGTGGGCGGGTTGCGTTCGGGGAAACCAAGTTGCGCGAGGGTTGCCGCGAAGCAGTTTGAAAATTTCGGGCGTACCGATTTGGGGAAAACGGCAAACCACATCGACAAAACATCATCCGATTTTTCACTCTCTGCCTTTTGCAATGCGGACTGCAGGCGCGGTGCGAGTGTGGCGTGCTGGATGAAAGCGGGTGCAACGATCTTTTGTTCAAGATGAGATTGTTCGAGCAGCGCCGACAGATCGCCCGACACCAGCGTGTGCGGAGGGCAGTAAACCAGCAGGTCTTCGGCGAACTCGTGATCCAGAAAATTCATGGGCCAGTAGTAGCGATAGTCTGCGCTGTCCTGTGCCGATACCTGCAGCAGGTCTGCTGGGTAGTGCGCCGCGAGTTCATTGCAAACGTTCAGGCACTCGGCAGAAGGCTGCTCCGGCAGCATGATGGTGAAGCGCGTCTTTTCGTAATGCGCCCCCGAGTTGAGCTTCCACGCCTCCATAAAAAAGCGTAGCGATATGTAGCACGCCGGGTGATTGGCGGCGAAGGTGACGACACGGATATTGATGTCTGGCATGGTGCTCTCTCGGGGGTGGCTGTTATTTGCACTCCGCAAATTGCTATTTGGTATGCGTGCCAACCATGCAGCGGTCACTGCGTACAAGCAACTGCTCCATATGGCAATGCTGGATTGAGGACGCCGAGAAATACGGCCAGCGCGAAGGCTGGCGTGTGAGTTCCTGAAAGCCCTTCAATTTCGGGAAGGTGTCGATGGGGTAGTACAAATAGCCCGTGCCGTTGGCGATCAGGTTCTCGTGATAAAAGTAGCCATCGGTCGTCCGCTCAACCTGTTTCAGATATTCGCAAATGGTGGGGTAACTCATTTCAGACAGGCTGATGGTGTTGATGAACAAATCGACCGAACGATCCGGCAACTGCGGCAGGACATACTGCGGCATGAGGATGATGTCATATTCGCCGATCAGCGACTGCATGTCTTCCTTGCCGGTGTACAGATGAATTTTCAGTTCGGGGTAAGCGAGAGACAGATAGTACGATGAGATCAGCAGGTTTTCCGGCAGGTCGAAATTCAGGTAGCAGCAGCCGGGAATGAACTTCAGCGCATAGTAGGCGAAGCCGCCGTAGCCGCCGCCGATCTCGGCAATCACGGGACGTTTGATGTTGGTCAGCAGCTTCTGGGCAAAGCGGCCGCGGTAATGATTGAGGAAAGTGTTGGGGTGAACGATCACGCCTTCTATCCAATGCCCGAAGGGATTGCCGATAGGCGGCGAGGCCAACTCGCGCACCGGTGCATCGCCGATACTGTAGGCCCACACGTTGAAATTCTGGCGGATGCCGCTGATCATATCGGGATGCGCGGCATAGTCGTTGTAGGCGGCGCGCCCGCCCAGAATGCCGGTACTCATGTTGTTGCGGCAGAAATTCTTCAGCAACTCGCCCAGCGTGCCGAGGTCGCCGCTCTGGCGCATGGCAAAATATTCGGGACGCGTGTTACGCAGAAAATCCCGCCAGTTGCTGCCTACCTGATAGGGTTCCGCAGCGGACGAGCCATCGCGTTCGGCGGCCAGCAAGGCATCCCACAAGCGCTCAACCAGTGCAGCATGTTTGTCATCGGCCATGGGCGTGGGAACATCGTCCAGCGCTTTTGCGCCGACTTCAAAGTGAATGGTTTCGGTATGCAATTTTGATGTGGCGGCATCCACCGTATGGTGGCGGTGAATCAGAAAGCGGCAGCCCTCGGTCCAGTGCCGCCCCCCCGTGCGGGTGGCAAAAATCTTTTCATCCGGTATGCCCAGATCCAGCAATTGCTGGCGCATTTCGTCGTGGTACAGCATGGTGGCGGTGATGACACGGTCGTACTTGAGCTCGGTCGCCGCTTTGGGAGGGAGAATGCTTTTGCCGTCGCGCTGCGTATTCCACTTGGCCGGGTCATTGTCCAGAAACGCGACGATGTTAAAACCGTACAGCACGCATTCGTGCTCGATTCCGATAGACGATCCGCCAGTTCCAAATACGAGAATGTTCATGTTTTTTCTCTCAATTGATTTCGGTGATGATGTGTTGTGTCCGGTTTGATGTCGGTTTGTTTATGCGGCATGCAGATCGGGATTCCCCGGTTCAAAGCGTTTCGACAGGGCGTTGATCCAGCGCGTCGCGGTCAGGCAGTGAAAGGTGTGAATCTCGCCCGGCTCGATGAGCACGATGTCACCGGCCGCAATGTGGTCGCGCAGTTGCGTTCCATCCGGCCGAACGATATCGACATCGATCTTGCCATCAAGGATGAAGAACACTTCCACCGTATGCTTGTGGTAATGATTGCCGCGCGTCTGTCCTGCCCTGGTTTCCAGATAGTTGAACTCTTCCCACGTACCCTCGTTCATGAGGCCGACCAACCGTCCCCGGTTGTCTTCGCGCGTCTGGTAGGGGGTGATCTTTTTCATCGCGTGAGTCCGAGGAAGCTCAGGTATTCCTGATGACGGCCGACAGAGACATCCAGCGATTCGCAGGTCAGGGTATTTTCCAGAGAGATGTCGGCAAAGATGAACGGGGCGTTTTCCGTGATTCTGCTGCCTTGCTGTATCAATGAAGATTCAAGGTTGGCCGCGCGCGCAAACAGCTTGGCGAAGAAATAACGAGAGATTCGTTGTCCGCAGGCATGATAGATGCGCCTGCCTAGTACCGGATTTTCCACGAGATGCTGCAATACGATCAGGAAGTCGCCAAAGTAAGTAGGGGAGTAGAACGCATCCTCGAAACAATTGACGGCCTCGCCGCGTGTCAGCGATTCACGCAGGAAACGCAGGAACGTAGCCTTCTCGTCGTACAGGGCGCTCAGGCGCAACACGCAGAACTGCGGATTCAGCGTGAGACCGGCCAGTTCGGCACAGGCCTTGGTGCGCCCATAGACCGTCACCGGGCCGAGCGCATCGTCTTCGCGATAGCTCCCGCGATCGCCGGAAAAAACATAGTCGCTCGAAATGTAAATCGTGCGGGTATCGGGAAAGCTCTGCGCGAGGTTGATCGTGGTCTGCACATTGGCCAGATAGGCTCCGGCAGGATTGGCTTCGCAACGCGCAAGGTTTTTGTCGCCCGCCGCATGGATGATCACATCGGGTGAAATTTGTTTGCTCAGTTGCCGCACCTGTTCCGCATCCGCCAGATTGCACTGGAAGTTTCTTGCATCCGGGATGGCATGGGCGCTGGCACCGGTGATGTCCCAGCGGTGTCCCAGTCCGGCATTGATGAGTTTGCCGACATAACCGGTTGATCCCGTGAGTAAGATTTTCATCCGTAAACTACGCTCCAAACTGGGTGGTTCAAATCATACAGGGGAAGAATGCAAGTTGAAGCCTCAAGATGAGCGATGCTCGAATAGATGCTTGCGCCCGAAGCGCCAGCGGTGAGGATGACCACGTCCGGGTGCAGCTCGGTCAGCTGTGCGGCAGTGACCACCGGCGTGCCGTTGAAGCTTGAAACCTTCAGCGAGCGGTCGACGATGGCCTGCAATTCAAGACCGGGCGTGTTCTCAGCCAACTCCAACGCCACCTCGCCCATGCCGGAAATGCCGTAGATCACGACACGCCAATGC from Sideroxyarcus emersonii includes:
- the fliF gene encoding flagellar basal-body MS-ring/collar protein FliF, whose protein sequence is MADTDINTNASLTRLLFGMPNQQKLGLIVAVAATVALLAGLFMWGQTPDYRVLYANMSERDGGAVIESLQQQNIPYKFTEGGTLMVPADRVHEVRLQMAAKGLPKGGTVGFELMENQKFGTSQFLEQVNYQRALEGELARSVETMASVASARVHLAIPKQTVFVKEQQKPSASVVLSLRAGSSLDAGQVSAIVHLISSSVPNMPAQAVTVVDQNGTLLSLARDSSAEQLMDATQLKYVRQIEQDYVKRIEDILIPITGTQNVRAQVTASLDFAQTEQTAETFRPNQPPNQAAVRSLQTLETQNGTSGTGGIPGALTNQPPVPATAPIAAPASAVSAAASLASSSHKELTTNYEVDRTIQHTKLPVGSIKRLSIAVVVNNPSTTDKDGKVTSRPYTDAEKAQITALIKDTVGFDEQRGDSLNLLNSAFNEQQEVVPETPIWKQPDTIAMAKDLFKYLLIAGGIGFLLFGIIKPAFKTITEQTAVQEQAMQAMAQHSPVQHAGSATGAYAAQQSASSYEDNLQLAKQLAKDDPKIVATVVKEWVNKDE
- the fliE gene encoding flagellar hook-basal body complex protein FliE, whose translation is MSMDVSNVDSLLSQMRSAMAAAQGQPLQAPAATGGANFADMLKSSLDSVNQAQHQAEDMQKAFVLGDDKVSLSDTMIAMQKANISFQTTVQVRNKVVAAYNDIMNMPV
- a CDS encoding tetratricopeptide repeat protein, which codes for MQAIGQALRQAIAHHQAGELQEAEKCYRAILQSDSHHPKANHNLGALYVQLQQPVAALPFFGAALEADPAHGQYWLSYIDALHQAGQPETARQVLALAKQSGLQGEDVDRLAALLETDTPLDESCQAGPSELQRQARPAAMPVEKPAVKPAGKTEGNPAQEEIDALMALFTQGRSAEAATLAQAMVQQFPLYGFGWKVLGAAFKQQGKSAEALAPMQKAAELLPHDAEAYSNLGGNLQDLGRTDEAVANLNRALQINPKNADAHLNLGVTLQTLGRLEEAEKSYRRALEIKPDFAAAHGNLGVVLQSMGRLPEALAHIQERARLMPGNAVDQHLIASLTGENTERAPIRYVEDVFDSYADSFDTHLQQALHYDAPGKLAQLISRHLPPEAKCDILDLGCGTGLVGAAFAPFARSLVGVDLSSRMLERARARDLYQRLVLSDLLPMMQAEPASSFDVIATADVFIYLGKLDDVIAEVKRLLRPGGLFAFSVEDCEVQPGSDIQGDGPDYQLKNTGRYGQSVKYLERLASANGLLVKEMRATEIRTEHGKPIKGHIGLWMKPKAEVISPTPDQLLQQAVAFHQEGKLEEAGRLYREILKIVPDHPEANHNLGVLAVQSNLPADGLLHFVAALEADPARRQYWLSYIDALFSAGLVEAAKQVLELAKEHGLAGEEVKMLAARLEADAQTAEHASEVPLPATKQTQGNSSAVPKTPQRELKAELVRSTGKSSSQQPADPGSQEINALMASFAAGRFTETEILARTMVERFPYYGFGWKALGTVLQQMGRNAEAVDPLQVAATLSLNDPEAHSNLGIALQDMGRLNEAEASFRKALQIDAEYADAYCNLGSALQEMGRLDEALTCFRRALQINPNLSEAHYNLGNTFRAMGRLAEAAESYRDALRIRKSFAQAMCNLGAVLNDLGCPDEAEKTLRQALEIKPGQAEVHSNLGNVLKELGRLNEAEASYRQALALAPRLAEIHNNLGNLLQDMGRLDEAETSYRQAVELKPDYDKAHSNLLFLLNYNPKVAPSFAFEEACRFGRKVAGRVTSPFEEWSCASASTRLRIGFVSGDFRNHPVGYFLESLLKNLDPASFELVAYPSDPWVDDLTERIKPYFDVWKPLYGMNDETAARLIHGDGIHILIDLSGHSRYNRLPVFAWKPAPVQVSWLGYFATTGVAEIEYLIADPHTLPETEERYFTEKIWRLPETRLCFTPPDIEMDVSPLPALGNGYVTFGCFNNLAKMNDDVVALWSRVLATVPDSRLFLKSKQLGEDSVRQKTAERFAAHGIDQGRLILEGAESRAKYFAAYHRVDIALDPFPYPGGTTTVESLWMGVPVLTLAGQSFLFRQGAGFLSNAGLPEWIAGTQDGYVEKAEEHAKDPQGLAALRSRLRQQMESSPIMDGQRFATHFAAALQAMWRERSSGKRP
- a CDS encoding putative sugar O-methyltransferase gives rise to the protein MNILVFGTGGSSIGIEHECVLYGFNIVAFLDNDPAKWNTQRDGKSILPPKAATELKYDRVITATMLYHDEMRQQLLDLGIPDEKIFATRTGGRHWTEGCRFLIHRHHTVDAATSKLHTETIHFEVGAKALDDVPTPMADDKHAALVERLWDALLAAERDGSSAAEPYQVGSNWRDFLRNTRPEYFAMRQSGDLGTLGELLKNFCRNNMSTGILGGRAAYNDYAAHPDMISGIRQNFNVWAYSIGDAPVRELASPPIGNPFGHWIEGVIVHPNTFLNHYRGRFAQKLLTNIKRPVIAEIGGGYGGFAYYALKFIPGCCYLNFDLPENLLISSYYLSLAYPELKIHLYTGKEDMQSLIGEYDIILMPQYVLPQLPDRSVDLFINTISLSEMSYPTICEYLKQVERTTDGYFYHENLIANGTGYLYYPIDTFPKLKGFQELTRQPSRWPYFSASSIQHCHMEQLLVRSDRCMVGTHTK
- a CDS encoding cupin domain-containing protein, yielding MKKITPYQTREDNRGRLVGLMNEGTWEEFNYLETRAGQTRGNHYHKHTVEVFFILDGKIDVDIVRPDGTQLRDHIAAGDIVLIEPGEIHTFHCLTATRWINALSKRFEPGNPDLHAA
- a CDS encoding SDR family oxidoreductase; translated protein: MKILLTGSTGYVGKLINAGLGHRWDITGASAHAIPDARNFQCNLADAEQVRQLSKQISPDVIIHAAGDKNLARCEANPAGAYLANVQTTINLAQSFPDTRTIYISSDYVFSGDRGSYREDDALGPVTVYGRTKACAELAGLTLNPQFCVLRLSALYDEKATFLRFLRESLTRGEAVNCFEDAFYSPTYFGDFLIVLQHLVENPVLGRRIYHACGQRISRYFFAKLFARAANLESSLIQQGSRITENAPFIFADISLENTLTCESLDVSVGRHQEYLSFLGLTR